Part of the Quercus robur chromosome 5, dhQueRobu3.1, whole genome shotgun sequence genome, ATAATGACGTTTTAATGAGTCTATAGtagcgttttgtaactcgagcttcatgaaatcaagttataggtaaaaaaaaaaaaaggaaaaacttgcATTGAACTGGAGTTCATgaagatcgagttacaaaacgccactataggtccttaaaacgttactataggctccttaaaacgccactataggcctctagaatttttttttttttttttttttaaactcgattttgagaaagttaagtttcaaaagagggacattttcctaattagtttggaaaatgagacaaaatgctggattgtttttttaaaaagggtaaaggccaattttgtccacaaatttgtttgtgtttggttagctagaaaatttaagtaataaaaaaggtcttttgttgcttttctctttctttgtcaaTTTCTTGGAATGGATATTTTGTAGAagagtttagtttttttttaagagtctATTAGAATGTTGTGGTGAAGGTTGTGTTAGTCATTTGAACGTGATTTATTGAGAGTCATGCATGGAGGAAACTGTTTGAAACTTTTTGGTTTGAATTTGAATTCGTATAGTAGGAGCTAGAAAAGTTTATCTATAACCAAGGATTTtgaattttaccattttttttaatttaattacttttatttgagatttaaaaaataaaaacaaaacaaaacttataACCAAGAATTTTGAAGTTTagcactttttttaattttttttttttggagattaaaaaaaaaaagtgcttcatgTTGATAGAATagtttttttcccatttttttaaaaggattttGAAGTTTATAACCTTGTTTtaaattcaattctttttttttttttagatttgaaaagaattaaaaaaacgGTGCTCGATGTTGAATTGTTGATGGaatagtttttcttctttttttcccggtttttttttcttttcttttctttaaagaaaccaaacaaaattgagattattttaataagtaacTGAGagtatttgaaattaaatagaaTACAAATAACTTttcaatataaaacaaattgttattttagaatttgcgtaaaaatacttgaaaatacaatattattagctttttttttttttgagaaacaagttaacaaacacacacacaccggGGAATGGGGATGAACCTTTAATATCACACAACTCACAATACTCAAAAGCCGGTAACTCTTGAGTACTGTGTGAAGGCTTTAAAGGGGAACTCAAACTCACTCTTACTCGATGTGGGATTTACCCacgttatttttcttttgagaaacaagttaacaaacacacacacaccggGGAATGGGGATGAACCTTTAATATCACACAACTCACAATACTCAAAAGCCGGTAACTCTTGAGTACTGTGTGAAGGCTTTAAAGAGGAACTCAAACTCGATGTGGGATTTACCCacgttatttttcttttaataactctagaacaaaataaatgacAGAaacgtttttatttatttattgcaatGTAGAAACCCCCCATCAAACTTTGGACAAGTTAAATGCAAGAATCTCATccaaaattaaagtttaaaaaccGCTTTTTTAAATACAAGATCATCTCACCACCTCTCCTCACCCATATAAAAATACCCCTCACTCACTCTTGAAAACCATCTCAAAAACCTCAATCTAATCAGGAAAATAAGGAACCTCTAGCTAGTTGGTACTAGTTTTGCACCATGGCAAAGTTCAACAACATCTTCATTATGGTAGCTTTGATCTTAGCAAGTGGAGTCATGGCCTCACCTGCTCAAAAAAAGATAAGCCCACCAAAGCATGTACCAGGGTACCCCTTGCACTTGTTGCATTGCGCTAGGAGAGTAGAAGATGAGTGTGGGAAAGAAATATTCCTTGGAATGTTTGAGAAATTACCTGTATCTAGGAAATGTTGCCTACAGCTTATTAAGAAAATGGGAAAAACTTGTCACGATGATTTGGATAAGGCAATTGTTCACTTACCAGATTACTCATCAAGGGCATCCAAGGCAATTCCCAAGGGTAATCGAATATGGCATAAGTGTGCTTTGGTTGCTCGGCATATTTGACATGCTCTTTCTCCATCtagttaaatagtaaattttctATTTAGCAATTTTGTACCACATGAATGTTAACATTGAATAAATCTTCATCTTTTATCTTTGGAAAGTACTTAATTTTGCACCAATGATCTATAACCTCTATGTTGCTATTGAATTAAGTAAGTATACTcaattatatatagaaataattTGTCTCACAAATCTAAAATTGTGTTTCTTATTCAGTGGGATGAGGTTTCCATACGTACAATATTCTTGTGTATTGGATAGGGTATAAGGTCGACACATGACTATTTTTGAACACATGTAGTGCACGTGTCAATTCCAATACACAAGAACATTGGAGGTAAGGcaaatctcttttctttttacttttttttttaaattctgaaGAACAATATAACACACAATAGGATTCAAGTCATTTCTTGTTTCCTGTTCACCTTTTCCCTCTAGTATCCACATTGCATCTCCTCTAATAGTAAATTGTTGGGAACTAACTCTTTGCTGGACTGACTGGTACTTAGTGATCTTCAAAGGAAAcaaaatttacataaaattGTATTGTCATTTATTCACCCTTGATTTTTTGCAGTTGATAATGGATAGCATTACATGTTTGAAAGgattggatatatatatatatatatatatattattattattattaataagaggATTTCTCTGTTTCATCTTCAATTTTGTCATACCAAAATATCctcataaaaattctaaaataacataccctttagtttaattttttttactacaaaaaagTTGAAGTAATATTATCTCacgtacaaaagaaaaaaactcgTTATTCTCACCACCAATTTGTATTCAAATGTCTTAATCATATCTatatttgttatctatttgaattcaaatacttcaattatttttgtcaaaaaaacaaaaacaaaattacttcttccaaaaaaaatgttaaaagagtaatactatcttttaaaaaaaaaaaaaaaaaaaccgttttTCTCAATACCCATTTGTATTCAAATGTCTGATTCCTATCTatatttgttatctatttgtattcaaatattttaattatctttatacaaaattacttcaaaaaaaaaaaaaaactcattactTCACGTAAAAACTACTCATTCTTATACCGAAAtttctatggttttttttttttaattctttaaaatattccaaaatttttgttatccaaattctataaaattatcaCAAATCTTCATCCATCCACATGAACGTATatcatctttatttttgtttaaatctcaattttttttttttacttgtatgtatatatatacacacactattaATAACATGATTTTCTGTTTGAATTTCAACATTTTGcgtaccaaaatacccttacacaaattcttaaactctctaaaatacacctatcttttatttaaataattttaaaattaaaaaacacaaactggttaaaagaataatttattgttcctaaattttaaacttttttctttatcttctccattCAGCTTAAAACTTAGcacactatttttatttcatttataaacATTATTTCACGTTATCTTAccactttcttttaaaaaaaaaaaagaaaaaaaaaaaagaaaggttatttatatatcacttttaaactttattacactaaaccaaaaaaacaaataaataagaaaaagcaTTTTTGCATGGCAAAGCGCATGTAATGAGTTTAGtgtgtgtgcatatatatatatatatatatatatatatagagagagagagagagagagagagagagatgagtttgagttacacctgatgtaacttgACAagagttacatattttttagacGGGTGAGGCTTAGATCCAGTGCATGTAGTGCAATGGACCCATTAAAATGATAATATGTGTTTAAAAGTGGGCACATATTATAATCTCAACAAGCCCAATGCAACTGGATATTGAACCCAAATCTCACCcttttcaaacaatatatttctaataaatctaatgattaaaaaatatatgcattGGACTCGTTAAGATGATAATATGTGTTTAAAAGTAGACATGTTATAATCTCATCGAGCCCAATGCAACTGGATATTGAACTCAAACCTCACCCTTTTCAAACAATAGATTTCTAATAAATCTAATGATTATAAAAAGGCATTAATTACTAATTGCTTTACCCctctttcaccttttttttttttcttgagagagagttttaacctatggcgtccgctcctgataatagttctttattatcagaccaaaacaccaatcaattttggtgtaggcgggaattgaaccccagatctcttatacaaccatcagagactttaccagttgagctgaCTGGAACCCACCCTCTTTCACCTAATTAATAGCACTTTTATTTAActctccttttatatatatatatatatatatagaagaattATATATTAGTTATTTAAAACCTCATTAAAGTTAAACAGCACCTGCCATGTTTTCTTAAAGACGAAAGAATCTACAAAAAGAAGGgataaattaaaattgtaaaagcTAACGGATGTCTTATGggtattaatttagaaaatactCCTAaagcaattgattttttttttttcaattttttatatttctcatggaagctatatcaaaactttttcaaaatggTCCATCAACAAATACACTATGGCCTCCTGTTAACGAGTTAATTATTCATTGTCTTACCTGCATGCACAAATTCATTGCGGTTATGTGTGTGCCATTTTTTGGATTTAGGTATATAGTTTgactttatttataaaaaaataaagcaataagtgtattttaaccacagcattttttttttttttttttggtaaacttttAACCACAGCATAGCACATTGgttaacaaaattcaaaattaaaaaaccaccGTACAAAAAAGTCAATAACACCTTACGGTTGGGGTTACAGTAAGTGCTTCTTACTCAAATATTAAAGAAAGAGTAATTGCTAGGAAGCTATTCTACCACATTCTTTAATATTCTAGTTTGGTAGGGGCAACTACCCCCCTCAAATGTTAAATGCAAAAACATATTTACTTCACCCTTACTAGGTTTATCAAATCCAGGttcttttaacgttattttttatttaattaaacactttctctctctctctctcttttttatggaaaaacactctcttttttctttttcttttttgggtctgGTTAATGTACATtgagctttttatttttggaaatattttttagagaattgaaaaagttgtcattattttttcaattctcaagaaaaatttttccaaaaatggaaattacTGGGTACAAAATTCGGTCtcatttttttaggaaaactGGAAAATCATTGTTGCCCTGTTATTTTGGTCAGAATGTAGAGGTGAGATGCTTGTGTGTTTGGACAATGTGAAATGACTAGAAACTAGGAATATATGgcccagttttccaactccAACTCCAACTCATAGAATTGATGAGAATGGGCCACTGATCTGAGCAAAACAACCGGTGCTCAGTGCAGTGAACTCATAtgctgtttgttttgttttgttttgtattttttttaagtttattcagtttatttttatgtataattttacataaaaaattacaaatctatttttgtctaaattatatatttttttattttaacagtTCTCTTCATTCTTCTACCTTTTTAAAGTAAGATTACATACAACTATTACAACCTACATTTGCAGTGTGGGGCTAGCTAGAGATGGTAACACCTCCTTTATGCCAACCATATTGAAAAATTGTTCTGATATTCCATGGATGAACATAGATATTAAAGCCTTTATAATTTCCTCATCATCTAATTAACCATATTTCAGGTTCAGGGATTGAAGAAGATACCTATTTCTATTATGGCCAGTGCCTCAACTTTCAAAGCTAAACTTGAGTTAATCTTGGATGGATGTGAAACACTGCACTGGAATATATCACTGATAACTCTATTTTGGacccacaatttttttctctccaatcCCGTTCATGAATCTCAATGGCCCAAGTCCTAACCCAAAAGGATAAATGGACTGGGCCACACTCACCTAATCTAACTGGCTAGTTCAGGGACCCAATAATTTGAATGGGATCACGAACATAATGAGGAACTTGCTTAGATAGGCCACATTCAATTTCTTTCACTTCATTTGAGATAACTCCCTCTAATTGAAGGCCATAATAGTCTAATATTCTATGATGCTTTAACCTAGAACCTATTTGTTAATAGTTTGTAGCTCAATTGACACATGTTGGTATTTTTAACGGAAATATCGAGATTTATAGTTTTCTAGGTCCACTCGGTTTCAATACCTGTTTGAGAGCAGGAGAATACAAATGTCCATCTGAGGCAAATGTCCAGCGGCCATGTATATGTCAACAATGACTTTGATGTGTCAACACAATAATCTAATTAatactaatataataaatagaaaattagaGGTGGGATGGGCTTATTATAAATTCTTAGAATTTCTCTTTCAATAGGGTATAATCCAAATTgaagttaattaaaatttgacGCCTGGGTGTGTACGTTCTACTcttagttaatttaattataccACATTAGGACCGACCTCCCaaaaaagattaataattttatgaagGGTGAAAATAATTGGGCTCATGGCCCTTATATCCCTAATACAATttatactaaaattattttttaaattgataatttttataagaaattcaATTAGtaatgaattatatatatgctaattatttaaaaattttcgaaAATGCGGTGGACtcctaaataatttgaaaattattgtatttttacaattaattttttttattttttcagttttctggTAAAACATTAAGAGGTAATAAGCTACTTATAACTATAGAAATAGGATTGTATTGGTGTGgaattatttgcaaaaaaacagttaaaaaaaatattttgagtaaaatagaaaattgtaattttatttatttatttatgttgtgtctgttttaatataaaaataaaaatttcagaagAAAATACTTttactgtaaaatattttaaagcacaatattttctttctaaGTTTGGTTACGTCCataaaaatgagtttaaaaatattttccttcatttGGTGTAGTAGGATTGAAGAGCTAGCATGCACGAAGTTGGAGTTGAATCTACAATGGATGAATGTGTTGCAGTAGGTTATACTTGATAGTGATGCATGGAGgttggaagttttttttttttcgatgaacattttacattgaaataaatagagaattaatttcatgtttaatcaaacaaataaaaaaattcccataaataaaaacaaataaaaaaattaaaatgagatTAGAACATGAAAAAGTCCTACTAGTCCTTGTTGGTTTACTTTGCCaacttaagagttaagactaCTAGTCCTACTAGGACTCTCTAATATTCTCAAGGTACAAACCCAACCGACttatgctaatatatatatatatatatatatatatatgtgtgtgtgtgttgtgcgGCTTCGTAAACATGTGATCAAagacagccgcaacttttgttATTAGAACAGGGTTCTAGAGATTTTCAGGTTTCTCTAGCCGCGTGAGAGCTCTTTGGTGTATTTGGACTTTGGCATTTGTGAGAGTGTTTTTGGTACCCTTTGCCACATATAGTGAGTTGCGAACTCCTATCAGACACGGAAACACTGTTGCTCTACGGTTCTCTTTCTGAGTGATTAGTCATGGATGTTGTGCGATGCTCTTGCTCTCTTCTTCAACATCCGTCAATTGATAATCTTCCCGACTGTTTGTTGAGTGAAATCTTGATGCTGCTGCCTCAGAAATCAATAATTCAG contains:
- the LOC126727780 gene encoding protein DOWN-REGULATED IN DIF1 11-like, whose amino-acid sequence is MAKFNNIFIMVALILASGVMASPAQKKISPPKHVPGYPLHLLHCARRVEDECGKEIFLGMFEKLPVSRKCCLQLIKKMGKTCHDDLDKAIVHLPDYSSRASKAIPKGNRIWHKCALVARHI